From a region of the Halanaerobium hydrogeniformans genome:
- a CDS encoding secondary thiamine-phosphate synthase enzyme YjbQ, producing MLKELSIESKDRVEFIDITYKIKKIVENSGVESGILQIHIPHTTAAVTINENADPSVKSDIKKELNKIVPFEDNYSHLEGNSAAHIKSSLIGVDQNLIIYNQQLKLGKWQGIYFCEFDGPRRRKIIVTILKNS from the coding sequence ATGTTAAAAGAACTTTCTATTGAATCTAAAGATAGGGTAGAATTTATTGATATAACATATAAGATAAAAAAAATAGTAGAAAATTCTGGGGTTGAGTCTGGAATACTCCAAATTCATATTCCTCACACTACAGCAGCAGTTACTATAAATGAAAATGCTGATCCAAGTGTGAAAAGTGATATAAAAAAAGAACTTAATAAAATAGTACCTTTTGAAGATAACTATTCTCATCTTGAAGGCAATTCAGCAGCTCATATAAAGTCAAGTCTTATTGGAGTTGATCAGAATTTAATAATTTATAATCAACAATTAAAACTTGGAAAATGGCAGGGTATATACTTTTGTGAATTCGATGGCCCTAGAAGAAGAAAGATAATTGTAACCATTTTAAAAAACAGTTAA
- the lysS gene encoding lysine--tRNA ligase, which produces MSENILEDMNELMLQRREKLAELREEKAFAEKYETTHHAAEIEKNYEELEDKEVKLAGRLMAIRTHGKASFADLMDMTSKVQLYIKQNNVGEDRYEFFQNLDLGDIIGITGTVFKTRRGEVSINVSSFELLTKALRPLPEKFHGLKDKDIRYRQRYLDLIVNPDVKETFVIRSKIIREMRNFLEEKGFLEVETPMMHPIAGGATARPFVTHHNTLDMDLYLRIAPELYLKRLIVGGFEKVFEINRNFRNEGMSYKHNPEFTTLELYQAQADYHDMMELTENLIYSLSKKVLDKTVVEYEGTELDLTTPWRRITMVEAVKEYAGVDFTEIDSAAEAYELANSIGIKPEEGLSYGEVLNEIFEERVEEKLIQPTFVMDYPIEVSPLAKKIADDPRFTYRFEGFIYGREIANAFSELNDPEEQKSRFEKQVEMREAGDEEAQMMDFDFIRALEYGMPPTGGLGIGIDRLIMLLTDSSSIRDVILFPTMRPESTN; this is translated from the coding sequence ATGAGCGAAAATATTTTAGAAGATATGAATGAATTAATGCTGCAGAGACGTGAAAAGTTAGCTGAACTCAGGGAAGAAAAAGCATTTGCAGAAAAATATGAAACTACTCATCATGCAGCTGAAATTGAAAAAAATTATGAAGAATTAGAGGATAAAGAAGTTAAATTAGCTGGTCGTTTGATGGCTATTCGGACCCATGGTAAAGCTAGTTTTGCTGATCTTATGGATATGACCTCAAAGGTTCAATTATATATTAAACAAAACAATGTGGGAGAAGACCGTTATGAGTTTTTCCAAAATTTAGATCTGGGAGATATTATCGGTATTACCGGTACTGTATTTAAAACCAGAAGAGGAGAAGTTTCCATAAATGTCAGTTCTTTTGAGCTTTTAACAAAAGCTTTAAGACCTCTGCCGGAGAAGTTTCATGGTCTTAAAGATAAAGATATTCGCTATCGTCAGCGTTATCTTGATTTAATTGTTAACCCTGATGTAAAAGAAACATTTGTTATAAGAAGTAAAATTATTAGGGAAATGAGAAATTTTCTAGAAGAAAAAGGCTTTTTAGAAGTTGAAACACCAATGATGCATCCGATTGCTGGTGGAGCAACTGCTCGTCCTTTTGTAACTCACCATAATACATTAGATATGGATCTATATTTAAGGATTGCACCCGAATTATATCTTAAAAGGTTAATTGTTGGTGGTTTTGAGAAGGTTTTTGAAATAAACAGGAATTTTAGAAATGAAGGGATGTCATATAAACATAATCCTGAATTTACTACTCTTGAACTTTACCAGGCACAGGCCGACTATCATGATATGATGGAATTAACAGAAAATCTTATTTATAGTTTATCAAAAAAAGTTTTGGATAAGACTGTTGTAGAATATGAAGGTACTGAATTAGATTTAACTACTCCCTGGAGAAGAATTACTATGGTTGAGGCAGTTAAAGAATATGCTGGAGTTGATTTCACAGAAATTGATAGCGCAGCAGAAGCATACGAGCTGGCAAACTCTATTGGTATTAAACCAGAAGAGGGTTTATCATATGGTGAGGTTTTAAATGAAATTTTTGAAGAAAGAGTAGAAGAGAAACTTATCCAACCAACTTTTGTTATGGATTATCCAATTGAAGTTTCACCTTTAGCTAAAAAAATTGCAGATGATCCTCGCTTTACTTATCGTTTTGAAGGTTTTATTTATGGAAGAGAAATTGCTAATGCTTTTAGTGAGTTAAATGATCCTGAAGAACAAAAAAGCAGATTTGAAAAGCAGGTAGAAATGCGTGAAGCTGGTGATGAGGAAGCACAGATGATGGATTTTGATTTTATTAGAGCTTTAGAGTATGGTATGCCACCTACAGGTGGACTTGGAATTGGGATTGATAGATTAATTATGTTATTAACCGACTCTAGTTCAATCAGAGATGTCATCTTATTTCCAACCATGAGACCTGAAAGTACCAACTAA
- the greA gene encoding transcription elongation factor GreA, which yields MAEQLMLTEEGFDKLENELDYLQNEKRREVAKRIKVAREFGDISENSEYDDAKNEQAFVEGRIKEIKNMLNNAHVVKDEDVTDTKVNLGTTVMLYNLDNDTKISYTLVGSAEADPLNHKISNESPIGKAILGHVIGDQVTVETPSGEAHYEILSIKKSKH from the coding sequence ATGGCAGAGCAATTGATGCTGACAGAAGAAGGATTTGACAAGTTAGAAAATGAATTAGACTATTTACAAAATGAAAAGAGAAGAGAAGTTGCCAAAAGAATTAAGGTAGCAAGAGAGTTCGGAGATATAAGTGAAAACTCTGAATATGATGATGCAAAAAATGAGCAGGCTTTTGTTGAGGGTAGAATAAAAGAAATTAAAAATATGCTTAATAATGCTCATGTGGTTAAAGATGAAGATGTAACAGATACTAAAGTTAACCTGGGTACTACTGTAATGCTTTATAACCTTGATAATGATACAAAGATAAGCTATACACTTGTTGGTTCTGCTGAGGCAGACCCATTAAATCATAAAATTTCCAATGAGTCACCGATAGGAAAAGCTATTTTAGGTCATGTTATTGGTGATCAAGTAACAGTTGAAACTCCATCTGGTGAGGCACATTACGAAATTCTTTCAATTAAAAAATCAAAGCATTAG
- the dusB gene encoding tRNA dihydrouridine synthase DusB: MKISDISIEPSVFLAPMAGVSDYPYRQIVREMGVKLLYTEMVSAKGYEYGNNRTKELVEFEKKEDGKIAVQIFGEEADFMAAAAKNIANDYDIDIIDINMGCPARKIVSNGAGSALMKNLELAENIIGRVVEAVSIPVTVKMRSGWDEDNINAVELAKTAEKMGAAGLAVHGRTRKQFYKGKADWQIIKDVVDAVEIPVIANGDIFSAEDAAKAFDFINCSGIMIGRAAQGNPWIFKEVIEYLKNGRKIKGPSNQQKLEIAVKHINLAVDFYGEKQAIPLMRKHIAWYLKGMPYASKVKSKVNKIFEKDKLVSLLNDYKKEFDFS; encoded by the coding sequence ATTAAAATTTCTGATATAAGTATTGAGCCATCCGTTTTTCTTGCTCCTATGGCCGGTGTAAGTGATTATCCGTATCGGCAAATTGTGAGAGAGATGGGTGTTAAATTATTATATACAGAGATGGTTAGCGCTAAAGGTTATGAGTATGGAAATAATAGGACTAAAGAATTAGTGGAATTTGAAAAAAAAGAAGATGGAAAGATAGCTGTACAGATATTTGGAGAAGAAGCAGATTTTATGGCTGCTGCAGCTAAAAACATTGCAAATGATTATGATATTGATATAATTGATATAAACATGGGATGTCCAGCTAGAAAAATAGTTAGTAATGGAGCTGGTTCAGCTTTAATGAAAAACCTTGAATTAGCAGAAAATATTATTGGACGGGTAGTAGAAGCCGTCTCGATACCAGTTACTGTTAAAATGAGAAGTGGCTGGGATGAAGATAATATTAATGCTGTTGAATTAGCTAAAACTGCTGAAAAAATGGGGGCTGCTGGGCTTGCAGTCCACGGCAGAACTAGAAAACAATTTTATAAAGGAAAAGCTGATTGGCAAATTATTAAAGATGTAGTTGATGCTGTTGAGATTCCCGTGATTGCAAATGGTGATATATTTAGTGCAGAAGATGCAGCAAAAGCATTTGATTTTATCAATTGTAGTGGTATAATGATTGGCAGAGCTGCCCAGGGTAATCCCTGGATCTTTAAAGAAGTTATTGAGTATTTAAAAAATGGCAGAAAAATAAAAGGTCCTTCAAATCAGCAAAAATTAGAGATAGCCGTGAAACACATAAATTTGGCTGTGGATTTTTATGGTGAAAAACAGGCAATACCTTTAATGAGAAAACATATTGCCTGGTACTTAAAAGGGATGCCATATGCATCTAAGGTTAAAAGCAAGGTAAATAAAATTTTTGAGAAAGATAAATTAGTTTCTCTTCTTAATGATTATAAAAAGGAATTTGATTTTTCTTGA
- a CDS encoding type III pantothenate kinase, translating into MILTMDIGNTNTVLGLYEADELITHWRISTNRSKTPDEYGILFRNLFESENIKSGSVNSIIISSVVPPILRILKKTAYRYFGLNPLVIGPGVKTGMNIKTDNPKEVGADRIVNAVAASRLYSGPLIIVDFGTATTFCAVSAKGEYLGGAIAPGIGISTEALFNQSAKLPRIELIGPGNAISKNTIDGMKAGIVYGFVGQVEYLVDKFKVELSEDATVIATGGLVTLISAETDKINHVEPFLTLKGLKYIADINGMGS; encoded by the coding sequence ATGATTTTAACGATGGATATTGGTAATACTAATACAGTTTTAGGTTTATATGAAGCGGATGAGCTGATAACCCACTGGAGAATTTCTACCAACAGATCTAAAACCCCGGATGAATATGGAATACTTTTTAGAAATTTATTTGAATCAGAAAATATCAAAAGTGGGTCAGTAAATTCAATAATTATTTCAAGTGTTGTTCCCCCGATTTTGAGGATTTTAAAGAAAACTGCTTATAGATATTTTGGGCTTAATCCATTAGTAATCGGTCCAGGTGTTAAAACCGGTATGAATATTAAAACTGATAATCCAAAAGAAGTTGGTGCTGACAGGATAGTTAATGCAGTTGCTGCCAGCAGATTATATTCAGGACCTTTAATTATCGTTGATTTTGGAACTGCGACTACTTTTTGTGCTGTTTCTGCAAAGGGAGAATATCTCGGTGGTGCAATAGCTCCGGGAATAGGAATTTCAACTGAAGCACTTTTTAACCAATCAGCTAAACTGCCAAGAATTGAATTGATTGGTCCAGGAAATGCGATAAGTAAAAACACAATCGATGGAATGAAGGCAGGAATTGTCTACGGTTTTGTCGGCCAAGTTGAATATTTGGTTGATAAGTTTAAAGTAGAGCTTTCAGAAGATGCTACAGTTATAGCTACTGGTGGGTTAGTAACCTTAATTTCTGCAGAAACAGATAAAATAAATCATGTAGAGCCATTTTTAACTTTAAAAGGTTTAAAATATATTGCAGATATTAATGGGATGGGATCGTAA
- a CDS encoding NAD(P)H-dependent flavin oxidoreductase, with the protein MKLPELKIGNLKPELPIIQGGMAIRISMAELAAAVADEGGIGVIAGTVLGVQELKNEIKKAKEKTNGIIGVNIMFAAKNFKNLLHASVEAGVDVIISGAGFSRDMFSVGKESNTPVVPIVSSLKLARISEKLGAAAIVVEGGNAGGHLGTDEHSFDLIKKIVGKVNIPIIGAGDAVTPTDMEKMFEMGVDGIQMGTRFLASKEAAISEKFKELCVKASSSDVMKIMSSVGLKANAIKTEFANLIKEDKAPPPANCTDCLKHCKKNFCIRDALVAAKAGDMKNGVFFTGEGIGRIDEILSTQEIFQEIKDHFNI; encoded by the coding sequence TTGAAATTACCTGAACTTAAAATTGGAAATTTAAAGCCAGAGCTTCCTATAATACAAGGAGGTATGGCAATTCGCATATCTATGGCAGAATTAGCAGCAGCTGTTGCTGATGAAGGTGGAATTGGAGTAATCGCTGGGACTGTTTTAGGTGTGCAGGAATTAAAAAATGAAATTAAAAAGGCTAAAGAAAAAACAAATGGAATAATAGGTGTTAATATAATGTTTGCAGCCAAAAACTTCAAAAACTTACTTCATGCATCTGTAGAAGCTGGTGTAGATGTAATTATTTCTGGGGCTGGTTTTTCACGTGATATGTTTAGTGTTGGTAAAGAGAGTAATACTCCTGTTGTACCAATAGTATCATCATTAAAATTAGCCAGGATATCTGAGAAATTAGGTGCTGCAGCGATAGTAGTTGAAGGTGGTAATGCAGGAGGACATTTGGGGACAGATGAACACAGCTTTGATCTCATAAAAAAGATAGTTGGCAAAGTAAATATTCCTATCATTGGTGCAGGAGATGCTGTTACACCTACTGACATGGAAAAGATGTTTGAGATGGGTGTAGATGGTATTCAAATGGGAACAAGGTTTTTGGCCAGCAAAGAAGCTGCCATTTCAGAAAAATTCAAAGAACTGTGTGTCAAAGCATCTTCGAGTGATGTAATGAAGATTATGAGTTCTGTTGGTTTAAAAGCAAATGCAATTAAGACAGAGTTTGCTAATTTAATCAAAGAAGATAAGGCCCCACCCCCGGCTAATTGTACTGATTGTTTAAAACACTGCAAAAAGAATTTTTGTATCAGAGACGCTCTAGTAGCTGCAAAAGCTGGTGATATGAAAAATGGAGTATTTTTTACTGGTGAAGGAATAGGGAGAATCGATGAGATTCTTTCAACACAAGAAATTTTCCAAGAAATAAAGGATCATTTTAATATTTAA
- a CDS encoding BMP family lipoprotein: MKKLIFLLFFFLVLTITGTISAENMKLAVITEVENTTAPSYNYASKLAMEELEIDFNINYDFIKTELLTDYLPKLSYLAESQADLIWAIGPSMQQSLKETAQMYSQKKFIIIDGIVELDNVLSINFAVEEGSFLAGVIAALKSESVVIAFIGERENNRSKKYEAGFFAGAKQVDQDIKLLSKYLCANNFKDTARETADQLYFNGADVIYYFTGSASDAIIASAEANDFYLIGVENKTVETVSDKILTNVIKNISYVLKKESNNFFDDAFQNGSKAYNLANYGLTIDQKIADNKLSDSIIDKLELYKNKIINGELEVPDNFNNY; the protein is encoded by the coding sequence TTGAAAAAACTAATATTTTTATTATTTTTTTTCTTAGTCTTAACCATTACCGGAACAATTTCTGCAGAAAATATGAAGCTTGCAGTTATAACTGAAGTTGAAAATACAACTGCTCCTTCTTATAATTATGCATCTAAATTAGCTATGGAAGAATTAGAAATTGATTTTAATATTAATTACGATTTTATCAAAACAGAACTTTTAACAGATTATCTACCAAAATTAAGTTATTTAGCTGAAAGTCAAGCTGATCTAATTTGGGCAATTGGGCCTTCAATGCAGCAGTCGCTAAAAGAAACAGCTCAAATGTATAGTCAGAAAAAATTTATAATAATTGATGGTATAGTTGAACTGGATAATGTGTTATCAATAAATTTTGCCGTCGAAGAAGGCTCATTTTTGGCAGGGGTTATTGCAGCTTTAAAAAGTGAAAGTGTTGTTATAGCTTTTATTGGAGAAAGAGAAAACAATAGAAGCAAAAAATATGAAGCTGGTTTTTTTGCTGGTGCCAAACAGGTTGATCAAGATATAAAGCTGCTCAGTAAATACCTTTGTGCTAATAATTTTAAAGATACTGCGAGAGAAACAGCAGATCAGCTTTATTTTAATGGGGCAGATGTAATATATTATTTTACTGGTTCTGCGTCTGACGCTATAATCGCTTCTGCAGAAGCAAATGACTTTTATTTAATTGGAGTAGAAAACAAAACTGTTGAAACAGTTTCTGATAAAATTTTAACGAATGTTATTAAAAACATCTCATATGTATTAAAAAAAGAAAGTAATAATTTTTTCGATGATGCTTTTCAAAATGGATCAAAAGCTTATAATTTGGCTAATTATGGTTTAACTATTGATCAAAAGATTGCTGATAATAAGCTTTCTGATTCAATAATTGATAAACTGGAACTATATAAAAACAAAATTATTAATGGGGAATTAGAAGTCCCAGACAATTTTAATAATTATTAA
- a CDS encoding biotin--[acetyl-CoA-carboxylase] ligase, translated as MVKQRSLNNLNKKNIYKNLAEIKGKNGLIDQIDLYIEKETDSTNEKAKRFIKKLSSTAIKELSEDRLFIFAADRQLEGKGRRGKKWLSSSEKSLSVSFLFKLPENYPEIPQVTAAAALAVKNTFEKFSLKTDIKWPNDILVNNKKICGILSELFFTEDKSAFVIIGCGVNLNNSCFNEEIKKSATSFYLEKSKKINKNIFLSNFIFEIEDYINKYFSGYRKEVISKWKKSLNIIGKKVKVRENNTLYNVIIKDVLDSGEILAELEDGSKKTFHSFNTSFEYSNL; from the coding sequence ATGGTTAAACAAAGAAGTTTAAATAATCTAAATAAAAAAAATATATATAAGAATTTAGCAGAAATTAAAGGGAAGAATGGTTTAATAGACCAAATAGATTTATATATCGAAAAAGAAACAGATTCAACCAATGAAAAAGCTAAAAGGTTTATAAAAAAACTAAGCTCTACTGCAATAAAAGAGTTATCAGAAGACAGGTTATTTATTTTTGCTGCCGATAGACAGCTCGAAGGCAAAGGTAGGAGAGGGAAAAAATGGCTTTCAAGTAGTGAAAAAAGTCTTTCCGTTTCTTTTTTATTTAAGCTTCCAGAAAATTATCCGGAGATACCACAAGTTACTGCAGCAGCAGCTTTAGCTGTGAAAAATACTTTTGAAAAATTTTCTTTAAAAACAGATATCAAATGGCCCAATGACATTTTAGTTAATAATAAAAAGATTTGTGGAATACTATCTGAATTATTTTTTACTGAAGATAAAAGTGCTTTTGTAATCATTGGCTGTGGTGTTAACTTAAATAACAGCTGTTTTAACGAAGAGATCAAAAAATCAGCAACCTCTTTTTATCTAGAAAAGTCTAAAAAAATAAATAAAAATATTTTTTTAAGTAATTTTATTTTTGAAATAGAAGATTATATAAATAAATATTTTTCTGGATACAGAAAAGAAGTCATTTCAAAATGGAAAAAATCATTAAATATAATAGGGAAAAAAGTAAAAGTTAGAGAAAATAACACTTTATATAATGTAATTATCAAAGATGTATTGGATAGTGGTGAGATACTTGCTGAATTGGAAGATGGAAGTAAAAAAACTTTCCACTCTTTTAATACAAGTTTCGAATACAGCAATTTATGA
- a CDS encoding folate family ECF transporter S component, which produces MNFSTKRISQLSFLIALTIIFTRVFSIRIPVAGVEGVRVGFGALPIIFAGIAFGPLAGGIVGGLGDLLGYFINPLGAYMPHFTLTSFLTGFIPGLIVFYVLKRCRSLTVIFTAISIGQLITSIILVPYFINTLFGVPFAVLMPPRLISQLINIPLYTYFIMVVLNHNTVNIREIRAGTSC; this is translated from the coding sequence TTGAATTTTAGTACAAAAAGAATATCCCAATTATCTTTTTTAATAGCATTAACGATTATTTTTACTAGAGTTTTTAGTATTAGAATTCCGGTGGCCGGAGTAGAAGGAGTTAGGGTAGGTTTTGGAGCTCTTCCTATCATTTTTGCCGGGATCGCTTTTGGACCTCTTGCTGGAGGTATAGTAGGTGGATTAGGTGATCTTTTAGGGTATTTTATTAATCCACTTGGTGCTTACATGCCTCATTTTACTTTAACTTCTTTTTTGACTGGGTTTATTCCCGGTTTAATTGTGTTTTATGTTTTAAAAAGATGTAGATCTCTGACCGTGATTTTTACTGCTATCTCAATAGGTCAATTAATAACTTCTATAATTTTGGTGCCTTATTTCATTAATACTCTATTTGGTGTTCCATTTGCTGTCTTAATGCCACCTAGATTAATAAGTCAGTTGATAAATATTCCGCTTTATACCTATTTTATTATGGTAGTACTCAATCATAATACAGTTAATATAAGAGAAATAAGGGCAGGTACTAGCTGTTAA
- a CDS encoding formate--tetrahydrofolate ligase, translating to MKSDIQIAQASEMKEITEIAAQLGLSEDDLKLFGKYKAKVNLDVLKRLPEKEDSKLVLVTAITPTRAGEGKTTTTVGLGQALNRIGKNAVIALREPSLGPTMGIKGGAAGGGYSQVVPMEDINLHFTGDIHAIGVAHNLLSAVIDNHIKQGNELNIDPTRVTFKRALDMNDRALRNTVVGLGGTINGQPREDGFLITVASEVMAILCLANDLMELKEKLGKIVVAYTYEGKSITAHDLKVEGAMTALLKDAIKPNLVQTLENTPAFIHGGPFANIAHGCNSVMATKLAMKLADITITEAGFGADLGAEKFYNIKSRYADLNPDATVIVATIRALKMHGGVDIDNLKEENLSALKKGMANLEKHIENVAKFGVPAVVAINRFPDDTEAEIELIKKECHKLGVKTALSEVWSKGGEGGEELANKLLDILENEKSQFKFLYQTDSPIKEKIETIAREIYGAEGVEYSDKALNQIDKYREEGYSDLPICMAKTSSSISDNPALKGRPTGFKISINEINLSAGAGFLVVMTGPVLTMPGLPKRPSSEDIDIDADGKITGLF from the coding sequence TTGAAAAGTGATATTCAAATAGCTCAGGCATCTGAAATGAAGGAAATTACTGAAATTGCTGCTCAGTTAGGTTTATCAGAAGATGATTTAAAGCTGTTTGGAAAATACAAAGCTAAGGTGAATCTAGATGTTTTAAAAAGACTACCGGAAAAAGAAGATAGCAAACTTGTTTTGGTTACTGCAATAACACCTACAAGAGCTGGTGAAGGAAAAACCACTACAACAGTTGGGTTAGGTCAAGCATTAAATCGAATTGGTAAGAATGCTGTTATAGCTCTTCGTGAACCATCTTTAGGACCCACAATGGGCATCAAAGGTGGTGCAGCTGGTGGCGGTTATTCTCAGGTAGTTCCAATGGAAGACATCAATCTTCATTTTACTGGTGATATTCATGCAATAGGGGTTGCTCATAATTTGCTTTCAGCAGTAATAGACAACCATATTAAACAGGGTAATGAACTAAACATAGATCCGACTAGAGTTACTTTTAAGCGTGCTTTAGACATGAATGACAGGGCTTTAAGAAATACAGTTGTAGGTTTAGGTGGAACTATAAATGGGCAACCACGAGAAGACGGTTTTTTAATTACTGTGGCTTCAGAAGTTATGGCAATTTTATGTCTGGCAAATGACCTTATGGAACTAAAAGAAAAACTGGGTAAAATTGTTGTTGCTTATACATATGAAGGTAAAAGTATTACAGCTCATGATTTAAAAGTTGAAGGAGCAATGACTGCTCTTTTAAAAGATGCAATTAAGCCTAATTTAGTACAAACATTAGAAAATACTCCAGCCTTTATTCATGGAGGCCCATTTGCGAATATTGCCCATGGGTGTAATAGTGTTATGGCAACAAAACTTGCTATGAAACTTGCTGATATAACTATTACTGAAGCTGGTTTTGGTGCTGATTTAGGAGCAGAAAAATTCTATAACATAAAGTCTCGTTATGCTGATTTGAACCCTGATGCAACTGTTATAGTTGCAACAATTAGAGCATTAAAAATGCATGGTGGAGTAGATATCGACAACTTAAAAGAAGAGAATTTATCAGCTTTAAAAAAGGGGATGGCCAATTTAGAAAAGCATATCGAAAATGTTGCTAAATTTGGTGTTCCTGCTGTAGTAGCGATAAACCGCTTTCCTGATGATACAGAAGCAGAAATAGAACTTATCAAAAAAGAATGTCACAAATTAGGAGTAAAAACTGCTCTGTCTGAAGTATGGTCAAAAGGAGGCGAAGGTGGTGAAGAATTAGCTAATAAATTACTTGATATTCTCGAAAATGAAAAAAGTCAATTTAAATTTCTTTATCAAACTGATTCTCCTATTAAAGAAAAAATTGAAACTATTGCAAGAGAAATCTATGGGGCTGAAGGTGTAGAATATAGTGATAAAGCTTTAAATCAGATAGACAAATATAGAGAAGAGGGTTATTCTGATCTTCCCATTTGCATGGCGAAAACTTCTAGCTCTATTTCTGACAATCCTGCTTTGAAAGGAAGACCTACAGGTTTTAAGATCAGTATTAATGAGATTAACCTTTCAGCAGGTGCAGGCTTTTTGGTTGTTATGACAGGGCCAGTATTAACAATGCCAGGTCTACCTAAAAGGCCATCATCTGAGGATATAGATATTGATGCTGATGGAAAAATTACTGGTTTGTTTTAA
- a CDS encoding ABC transporter permease, with translation MDNNIISIQIMQLVLAYSFVVILLLIVRKKNIGNESEIILASIRMTIQLVAIGFLLDYVFANQNPFFSVLILLVMETFAIYNIYARVDGEISSELKRIIAASMFSGTLIAILFFLLGVIGLDPWYRADYFIPLSGMLIGNSMTGISLGVNHLVNGFRDNKRLIENYLMLGAEPSTAVEEINKKAFYNAILPTINSMMGMGIVFLPGMMTGQILAGASPLIAIRYQIAIMMGILGSVTLTVFFMVNKGSKTFFNKRKQLKENNE, from the coding sequence ATGGATAATAACATCATTAGTATTCAAATAATGCAGTTAGTGTTGGCATATTCTTTTGTTGTGATTTTGCTTCTTATAGTTAGAAAAAAGAATATCGGCAATGAATCTGAAATTATCTTGGCTTCTATAAGGATGACCATTCAATTAGTGGCAATTGGCTTTTTGCTTGACTATGTCTTTGCTAATCAGAATCCATTTTTTAGTGTTTTGATTCTTCTTGTCATGGAAACTTTTGCTATTTATAATATTTATGCCAGAGTTGATGGTGAAATTTCCAGTGAGCTTAAAAGAATTATTGCAGCTTCGATGTTTTCAGGTACTTTAATTGCTATATTGTTTTTTCTTTTAGGGGTTATTGGTCTAGATCCCTGGTATAGAGCTGATTATTTTATTCCTCTATCTGGAATGTTGATAGGAAATTCTATGACAGGTATATCTCTTGGAGTAAATCATTTAGTAAATGGTTTTAGAGACAACAAACGCTTAATAGAAAATTATTTAATGTTAGGTGCAGAACCATCCACTGCGGTAGAAGAAATAAATAAAAAAGCTTTTTACAACGCTATCTTACCAACTATTAATTCAATGATGGGGATGGGAATAGTTTTTTTGCCGGGAATGATGACTGGTCAAATTTTGGCTGGAGCATCACCATTAATTGCAATTAGATATCAAATAGCAATTATGATGGGTATTCTGGGTAGTGTTACGCTAACAGTATTTTTTATGGTTAATAAGGGAAGCAAAACCTTTTTTAACAAGAGAAAACAATTAAAAGAAAACAATGAGTGA
- a CDS encoding ABC transporter ATP-binding protein, with protein MFKLENVKFKDILEIDNLSIAEDMITAILGSSGGGKTTFLKLLNNMISSDRGNIYYKGKKIEEYDPVQLRRKVVMLAQEPQIFKGTIRDNFKTTEEITCNEYSDDKVYKNLLEKVSLNKNLDDDAANLSGGERQRLALARVMLLEPETLLLDEPSASLDLETEDVIIKMVANYAKKNKRTLIMVTHNPNVAEEYADEIINIEQGKLV; from the coding sequence ATGTTTAAACTAGAAAATGTAAAATTTAAGGATATTTTAGAAATTGATAATTTATCGATTGCTGAGGATATGATCACCGCTATTTTGGGTAGTAGTGGTGGAGGAAAAACAACTTTTTTAAAATTATTAAACAATATGATTTCTTCAGATCGTGGTAATATATATTACAAAGGTAAAAAAATTGAAGAATATGATCCTGTTCAATTAAGAAGAAAAGTTGTTATGTTAGCTCAGGAACCGCAAATTTTCAAAGGTACAATCAGGGACAATTTTAAAACAACTGAAGAAATAACCTGTAATGAATATTCTGATGATAAGGTATATAAAAATCTTTTGGAAAAGGTTTCCCTAAATAAAAATTTAGATGATGATGCTGCAAATCTTTCTGGTGGGGAAAGACAGCGTCTTGCTTTAGCAAGAGTTATGCTTTTAGAGCCAGAAACATTGCTTTTAGATGAGCCGTCTGCATCTCTTGACTTAGAAACTGAAGATGTAATTATAAAAATGGTAGCAAATTATGCCAAAAAAAATAAAAGAACTTTAATCATGGTAACTCATAATCCAAATGTTGCAGAAGAATATGCAGATGAGATTATTAATATTGAACAGGGAAAATTGGTCTAA